The following are from one region of the Acidobacteriota bacterium genome:
- a CDS encoding polyphosphate kinase 2, translating into MSPSAEPKPKTDPGKTTQGSKARIRALVQRVGAGTRRMKLKKRVRVIQEEMRSKDVSKLIDAALTKHFEADDLVPYQAELIKLQQHLERTGRKMIILFDGRDASGKGGTIRRVSRFMNEKHYRVVALGKPNEYQRTELHMKRYIECFPHAGEIVLFDRSWYNRAMVEPVMGFCTSRQYREFMNQVVDYEKSILSDRKTYLVKLYFSVSKEEQERRFERRKNDPLRQWKLSEVDLQAQALWDEFTVKKYRLLKKTHTKKTPWYVIRSDDKHLARVETMKVILNAVRYRGRDRKLQFESDPAIVIEGDLEIKVMDAQRRKTGKFET; encoded by the coding sequence GTGAGTCCGTCCGCAGAACCGAAACCGAAGACAGATCCAGGGAAGACCACCCAGGGCTCCAAGGCCCGCATTCGTGCGCTCGTTCAGCGAGTGGGCGCAGGAACGCGCCGGATGAAGCTCAAGAAACGGGTTCGCGTGATCCAGGAGGAGATGCGCAGCAAGGATGTGAGCAAGCTCATCGACGCCGCCCTGACCAAACACTTCGAAGCTGACGATCTTGTGCCCTATCAGGCCGAGCTGATCAAACTTCAGCAGCATCTCGAACGAACAGGGCGGAAGATGATCATCCTCTTCGATGGTCGAGACGCGTCGGGAAAGGGCGGCACGATCCGGCGTGTCTCCCGATTCATGAACGAGAAGCATTATCGCGTGGTCGCGCTCGGTAAGCCTAACGAGTACCAGCGAACCGAGTTGCACATGAAGCGCTACATCGAGTGCTTCCCCCATGCCGGAGAGATCGTGCTCTTCGATCGCAGCTGGTACAACCGCGCGATGGTCGAACCGGTCATGGGGTTCTGCACGTCTCGCCAGTATCGCGAGTTCATGAATCAGGTCGTCGACTACGAGAAGAGTATCCTGAGTGACCGAAAGACGTATCTCGTCAAACTCTATTTCTCCGTTTCGAAAGAAGAGCAAGAGCGTCGCTTCGAACGACGCAAGAACGACCCTCTGCGCCAGTGGAAGCTGAGCGAGGTGGACCTCCAGGCACAGGCGCTATGGGATGAGTTCACGGTAAAGAAATACCGCCTGCTCAAGAAGACGCACACGAAAAAGACACCGTGGTACGTCATTCGCTCCGACGACAAGCATCTTGCGCGGGTCGAGACCATGAAGGTCATTCTTAACGCGGTTCGCTACCGTGGCAGAGACCGAAAGCTCCAGTTCGAGTCCGATCCCGCGATCGTGATCGAAGGGGATCTGGAGATCAAGGTCATGGATGCGCAGCGGCGGAAGACGGGCAAGTTCGAGACCTAG
- the ppk2 gene encoding polyphosphate kinase 2: MKRKTYNDELYRLQIELVKLQEWIKQRKLKVVVLFEGRDAAGKGGVIKRILQRLSPRICNVVALHTPTEREKGQWYFQRYVAQLPAAGEMVLFDRSWYNRAGVEKVMGFCTEDEYQEFLRSCPQFERMLIRSGTILIKYWFSVSDEEQERRFQARNIDPTKRWKLSPMDLESHSRWVEYSRAKDVMFAHTDIKQSPWYVVEADSKRHARLNCIRHLLSLIPYEDLSPEPIELPPRESSGGYVRPPMSDQTFVPDYY; encoded by the coding sequence CTGAAGCGCAAAACCTACAACGATGAGCTTTATCGGCTTCAGATCGAGCTGGTCAAACTTCAGGAGTGGATCAAACAAAGGAAGCTGAAGGTCGTCGTCCTGTTTGAGGGTCGCGATGCCGCCGGCAAGGGCGGCGTGATCAAGCGCATCCTGCAGAGGCTGAGTCCACGCATCTGCAACGTCGTGGCGCTACATACGCCGACCGAGCGCGAAAAGGGCCAGTGGTACTTTCAGCGATATGTGGCTCAACTGCCTGCCGCCGGCGAAATGGTCTTGTTCGATCGTAGTTGGTACAACCGTGCCGGCGTCGAGAAGGTTATGGGCTTTTGCACCGAAGACGAGTACCAGGAGTTCCTCCGTTCCTGCCCCCAGTTCGAACGCATGTTGATCCGATCGGGCACGATCCTTATTAAGTACTGGTTCTCCGTCAGCGACGAGGAGCAGGAACGAAGATTCCAGGCTCGAAACATTGACCCGACGAAGCGCTGGAAACTCAGCCCGATGGATCTGGAGTCTCATTCCCGATGGGTCGAGTACTCCAGGGCAAAAGACGTCATGTTCGCGCACACGGACATCAAGCAGTCGCCGTGGTACGTGGTCGAGGCCGATAGCAAACGTCATGCTCGACTGAATTGCATCCGTCACTTACTCAGCCTGATTCCGTATGAAGACCTTTCGCCCGAACCCATCGAGTTGCCGCCCCGGGAGAGCTCGGGCGGGTACGTGCGGCCCCCCATGAGCGACCAGACGTTCGTTCCCGACTACTACTAA
- a CDS encoding TonB-dependent siderophore receptor, producing MKEVRWIGLVFVVVLLLAPAAWAQSESKDDDSEENEPLSEYVKVAAPDQPTSNSVATKLPTEVRWIPANVGTVGPALIEEQSASTISDALRNVSGLNIQAQNGVQDFFVVRGFDSLSGSLILTDGVGEPEATVYPLYNVEAVEVLKGPGGFLYGKDPLSGAVNIVRKQPLPVDLLGAQVRAGSFGMDEISVDWNESVNDDHAFRLNAFRTTTDNYRSIPESEHYGFNPGYRWTINGHSALNVNLEIVSAEFAPDAGIPLYNGDVAPVDPRTSYASPFDHSEQDVLRLQVDYENQISDSVTLRNKFYVRTLDWQSAGTLINGAFDVPLGGGASIALVSRALTTLDSEQQFVGNQFEAVMQFETGPVTHNLLTGLEVAQQTDESSLSFGMLPEIGVFDPVESATMTPMLFPFFAADAETQIVAPYVVDQIQFGQRCQVLIGGRYDNIDYEDPLSATDRDDSKFSPMFGFVYSPQPSLSVYANNGRSFAPPGSRVVGEREPERSIQTEIGVKKTFADGRVQATWAYYDIERENIAIPDSTGVLQTTGDQKSSGFEFEIAAISKRGVRTVFSYANNDSELTEFSERIQTGPNPATDFIVVDRSGNRPSFTPRHLLNLWSSKQFEGGFGLGAGARLIDDQFISEDNSYTIDQAIIWDAKFWYEFDKFDVQLGIENIGQEQYAVRGFGNVAVIPADGRSAYIGVGIKM from the coding sequence GTGAAAGAAGTTCGCTGGATCGGTCTCGTGTTCGTCGTGGTTCTGCTGTTGGCGCCCGCTGCATGGGCGCAGTCCGAAAGCAAGGACGACGATTCCGAGGAAAACGAACCTCTGAGCGAATACGTCAAGGTCGCCGCTCCCGACCAGCCGACGTCCAATTCGGTCGCCACCAAACTACCGACCGAAGTACGTTGGATCCCTGCAAACGTGGGCACCGTGGGACCCGCTCTGATCGAGGAGCAATCTGCTTCCACGATCTCCGATGCCCTGCGCAACGTGTCCGGCCTGAACATCCAGGCCCAGAATGGTGTCCAGGACTTCTTCGTCGTCCGCGGCTTCGACTCGCTCAGCGGCAGCCTGATCTTGACCGATGGCGTCGGCGAGCCCGAGGCGACGGTCTACCCGCTCTACAACGTCGAGGCGGTCGAGGTCCTGAAGGGGCCGGGCGGGTTCCTCTACGGCAAAGATCCGTTATCGGGCGCCGTCAATATCGTTCGCAAGCAACCCCTCCCTGTCGATCTACTCGGCGCACAGGTTCGCGCGGGCAGCTTCGGCATGGACGAGATCAGTGTGGATTGGAACGAGTCGGTGAACGATGACCATGCGTTCCGACTGAACGCATTTCGGACGACCACCGACAACTACCGAAGTATTCCGGAGAGCGAGCACTACGGATTCAACCCCGGCTACCGCTGGACGATCAATGGCCACAGCGCGTTGAACGTAAACCTTGAAATTGTCAGCGCCGAGTTTGCACCGGACGCCGGAATCCCGCTTTACAACGGCGATGTCGCGCCGGTGGACCCGCGAACGTCCTACGCAAGCCCATTCGACCACTCGGAGCAGGATGTCCTCCGCCTCCAGGTCGACTACGAAAACCAGATCTCGGATAGCGTCACGCTGCGCAACAAGTTCTACGTCCGCACGCTGGACTGGCAGAGCGCCGGGACCCTTATCAACGGGGCCTTCGATGTACCGCTTGGCGGTGGCGCCTCGATCGCGCTTGTCTCCCGCGCCCTGACGACGCTGGACAGCGAGCAGCAGTTCGTCGGCAACCAGTTCGAGGCGGTGATGCAGTTCGAGACGGGACCCGTCACCCATAACCTGCTGACCGGACTCGAGGTCGCACAGCAGACCGACGAGTCGAGCCTCAGCTTCGGCATGCTTCCGGAGATCGGAGTCTTTGACCCGGTCGAGTCCGCGACGATGACTCCGATGCTGTTCCCGTTCTTTGCGGCCGACGCGGAAACGCAGATCGTCGCGCCTTACGTGGTCGATCAGATCCAGTTCGGCCAGCGCTGCCAGGTTCTGATTGGTGGCCGTTATGACAACATCGACTATGAGGATCCTCTCAGCGCGACCGATCGCGATGACAGCAAATTCAGCCCGATGTTCGGCTTCGTCTATTCCCCGCAGCCGTCGTTGAGTGTTTACGCCAACAACGGTCGGTCCTTCGCGCCTCCCGGCAGTCGTGTCGTCGGCGAGCGGGAGCCGGAGCGCAGCATCCAGACGGAAATCGGCGTCAAGAAGACCTTCGCCGACGGTCGCGTGCAGGCGACCTGGGCCTACTACGATATCGAGCGCGAGAACATCGCCATCCCGGACAGCACCGGCGTCCTGCAGACGACGGGAGATCAGAAATCGTCCGGTTTCGAGTTCGAGATCGCGGCGATCAGCAAGCGCGGCGTTCGGACCGTGTTCTCCTACGCCAACAACGATTCGGAACTGACCGAATTCTCGGAGCGGATTCAGACCGGTCCAAACCCCGCGACGGATTTCATCGTGGTCGATCGGTCGGGCAACCGCCCGTCGTTCACCCCGCGACACCTGCTGAACCTCTGGTCCAGCAAGCAGTTCGAGGGTGGCTTCGGCCTGGGTGCCGGCGCCCGCCTGATCGATGACCAGTTCATCTCCGAGGACAACAGCTACACGATCGACCAGGCAATCATCTGGGACGCGAAGTTCTGGTACGAGTTCGACAAGTTCGACGTCCAACTCGGTATAGAGAACATCGGCCAGGAACAGTACGCCGTCCGCGGATTCGGCAACGTCGCGGTGATTCCCGCCGATGGCCGCTCGGCCTACATCGGCGTCGGCATCAAGATGTAG
- a CDS encoding Rid family hydrolase — translation MSEAHMRRMSAEAREEYEALSLDAPETTAGLHPVAGRGSLKKRAISAPDVLNEAYDYAAPATFTRGMRVELPGASMLYLSGTASVDENGLSVHPGDFAAQCWRTYRNLTHLLAAEHASWHDIFRTTCYLRDIERDYDEFNCIRGTFFKMVGLNPLPASTGIQARLCRSDLLVEIEAIAMIPGPK, via the coding sequence ATGTCGGAAGCCCACATGCGACGCATGAGTGCCGAAGCTCGGGAGGAGTATGAGGCCCTTAGCCTGGATGCTCCGGAAACGACCGCAGGATTGCATCCGGTTGCGGGTCGCGGGTCCCTGAAGAAACGGGCCATCTCGGCTCCGGATGTCCTTAACGAGGCGTACGACTACGCCGCCCCTGCCACGTTCACCCGGGGGATGCGAGTCGAGCTTCCGGGTGCAAGCATGCTGTACCTGTCGGGTACGGCAAGCGTCGATGAGAACGGTCTCTCGGTGCACCCGGGCGATTTCGCGGCGCAGTGTTGGCGCACGTATCGCAACCTGACGCACCTGCTGGCAGCGGAACACGCCAGCTGGCATGACATCTTTCGGACGACCTGTTACCTGCGGGACATCGAACGCGATTACGACGAGTTCAACTGTATCCGCGGGACATTCTTCAAGATGGTGGGATTGAATCCGTTGCCTGCAAGCACGGGAATCCAGGCGCGACTCTGTCGCTCGGATCTTCTCGTGGAGATCGAGGCCATCGCGATGATTCCCGGACCGAAGTGA